The bacterium genomic interval GTGTCGCGCGGCCCGCTCCAAGCTCGACCGCCGCAAGGCCGATCGCGAACGCGTCGATCGACGACACCGCGCCGTCGCGCGATGCGTTGACATCGCGAACGACCGCCGCGCGCGGCAACAGGGAGGCGTCATCCAACACGCGCGCGTCGCCGCCTTGCGCGGCGATCCACGCCGCGGCGGTCTTGCGCGCCGATCCATCGTCGATCGCCCGCCTGGCTCGCGCGCGTGCCTCGCCGGTATCGCGCTCGGCGCCGCCGGCGACGAGCATGTGCGCGGCAAGCTCCATCGTCACCTCGACGAGATCGTCCGGCGCGGCGCCGTCGAACATCGCGAACGCCTCCGCGACTTCCAGCGCGTTGCCGACCGCGCGGCCGAGCGGCTGCGTCATGTCCGTGAGAATCGCGCGCACCGGCAGGCCAAGTTCGCGGCCCGCGTCAATGAGCGCATGCGCGAGCAAGCCGGCCTCCTCACGCGATTTCATGAACGCGCCGCCGCCGCATTTGACGTCCATCACCAGCGCGCGCGCGCCCTCGGCGCATTTTTTGGAAAGGATCGACGCGACGATGAGCGGCACGGATTCCACCGTCGCGGTCACGTCGCGGATGGCGTAGAGCCGGCCGTCCGCGGGCGCGATCTCGGCGGATTGCGCGGCGATCGCGCAGCCCGTGTCGTTGACCACGCGGCGGAACTGGTCAACCGATAAATCGGTGCGGAATCCGGGAATCGCCGCGAGCTTGTCGATTGTGCCGCCGGTGTGACCGAGCCCGCGCCCGGCGATCATCGGCACGCGCAGGCCGCACGCCGCGACAAGGGGAGCGAGTGCAAGCGACACCTTGTCGCCGACGCCGCCGGTCGAATGCTTGTCGACGGGCGTCGGCCCGTCGCCGAAATCCACGACGCGCCCGGAGTCGCGCATCGCACCGGCG includes:
- a CDS encoding thymidine phosphorylase — its product is MTPSWTEIIRAKRDGKELVAGDLVAFASAAGRGEIPDEQISAFCMAVYFRGMTPGETAAFAGAMRDSGRVVDFGDGPTPVDKHSTGGVGDKVSLALAPLVAACGLRVPMIAGRGLGHTGGTIDKLAAIPGFRTDLSVDQFRRVVNDTGCAIAAQSAEIAPADGRLYAIRDVTATVESVPLIVASILSKKCAEGARALVMDVKCGGGAFMKSREEAGLLAHALIDAGRELGLPVRAILTDMTQPLGRAVGNALEVAEAFAMFDGAAPDDLVEVTMELAAHMLVAGGAERDTGEARARARRAIDDGSARKTAAAWIAAQGGDARVLDDASLLPRAAVVRDVNASRDGAVSSIDAFAIGLAAVELGAGRATLGGRVDPSVGFVLAKKVGDRVRAGEAIGTVHAANDDDAGRAAKRLAGAVSIAEREVSPPALILGAIDA